A single window of Achromobacter xylosoxidans DNA harbors:
- the tviB gene encoding Vi polysaccharide biosynthesis UDP-N-acetylglucosamine C-6 dehydrogenase TviB, whose amino-acid sequence MLRIQDVKLAVVGLGYVGLPLAVEFGKKRSVIGFDINTRRIEALKAGHDHTLEVSDAELAEAKQLTYTADRAELGQANVFIVTVPTPIDEYKQPDLTPLVKASETIGAVLKRGDIVIYESTVYPGATEEDCVPVLERVSGLKFNVDFYAGYSPERINPGDKAHRVSTIKKVTSGSTPEVAELVDQLYKQIITAGTHKASSIRVAEAAKVIENTQRDVNIALINELALIFNKMGIDTEAVLQAAGTKWNFLPFRPGLVGGHCIGVDPYYLTHKAQSIGYHPEIILAGRRLNDSMGGYVVSQLVKAMTKRRIHVQGARVLVMGLAFKENCPDLRNTRIVDIVKELGDYNVEVDVYDPWVDAEEAVHEYGITPVAKLEEGKYDAVILGVAHHQFADLGAAGIRKLGKPEHILYDLKYVLSPAESDLRL is encoded by the coding sequence ATGTTGCGTATTCAGGATGTGAAACTCGCAGTCGTCGGCCTGGGCTATGTCGGCCTGCCGCTGGCGGTGGAATTCGGCAAGAAGCGCTCGGTCATCGGCTTCGACATCAACACGCGCCGCATCGAGGCGCTGAAGGCCGGACACGATCACACGCTGGAAGTCAGCGACGCCGAACTGGCCGAAGCCAAGCAACTGACCTATACCGCCGACCGCGCCGAGCTGGGTCAGGCCAACGTCTTCATCGTCACCGTGCCGACGCCGATCGATGAATACAAGCAGCCCGACCTGACGCCGCTGGTCAAGGCCAGCGAGACCATCGGCGCGGTGCTCAAGCGCGGCGACATCGTCATCTACGAATCGACCGTCTACCCCGGCGCCACCGAGGAAGACTGCGTGCCCGTGCTGGAGCGCGTGTCGGGCCTGAAGTTCAACGTCGATTTCTATGCCGGCTACAGTCCCGAGCGTATCAACCCGGGCGACAAGGCTCACCGCGTCAGCACCATCAAGAAGGTCACCTCGGGTTCGACGCCGGAAGTGGCCGAACTGGTCGACCAGCTCTACAAGCAGATCATCACCGCCGGCACTCACAAGGCCTCCAGCATCCGCGTGGCCGAAGCGGCCAAGGTGATCGAGAACACCCAGCGCGACGTCAACATCGCCCTGATCAACGAACTGGCGCTGATCTTCAACAAGATGGGCATCGACACCGAAGCGGTGCTGCAGGCCGCCGGCACCAAGTGGAACTTCCTGCCGTTCCGCCCGGGCCTGGTGGGCGGGCACTGCATCGGCGTCGATCCGTACTACCTGACGCACAAGGCGCAGTCGATCGGCTACCACCCCGAGATCATCCTGGCGGGCCGCCGCCTGAACGACTCGATGGGCGGCTACGTGGTGTCGCAGCTGGTCAAGGCCATGACCAAGCGCCGCATCCACGTGCAGGGCGCGCGCGTGCTGGTGATGGGCCTGGCGTTCAAGGAAAACTGCCCCGACCTGCGCAACACCCGCATCGTCGACATCGTCAAGGAATTGGGCGACTACAACGTTGAAGTCGACGTATACGATCCCTGGGTCGACGCGGAAGAAGCCGTGCACGAATACGGCATCACGCCGGTCGCCAAACTCGAGGAAGGCAAGTACGACGCCGTGATCCTGGGCGTCGCGCACCATCAATTCGCAGACCTGGGTGCCGCCGGCATCCGCAAGCTGGGCAAGCCGGAACACATTCTTTATGACCTGAAGTACGTGTTGTCGCCCGCCGAATCCGATCTGCGCCTGTAA
- a CDS encoding MraY family glycosyltransferase produces MTWLYICVVAFMVGGLIVASERWHGAFTGDSDLNKPQANHSRATPRVGGLAVLAGTLMGLLVLGPDNMTLTWLWPALFVSALPVFVAGLLEDITKDIGASKRLLAAFASAAIAWWLLGGVSRVGMAPVDYVLSYWPVSLIFTMFAVGGCTHALNIVDGMNGLAGMIATLMAVSISLVALQVGDVPIFMVAAALASATLGFLVWNFPFGRVFLGDGGAYFLGFMLAELAVLLVVRNPSVSPFYALAVLFYPVFETGFSIWRRRFKRGVPVDQPDALHLHQLVFRRLVRVTFSRGRRHAVPALCNALASPYMWVLALIGLVPATIWWDNAWVLSASLVVFASVYIWLYARLVSWRRPGWLLLPSVLRAD; encoded by the coding sequence GTGACCTGGCTGTACATTTGCGTGGTCGCGTTCATGGTGGGGGGACTCATCGTGGCGTCGGAGCGCTGGCATGGCGCCTTCACCGGCGACAGCGATCTGAACAAACCGCAAGCGAATCACTCTCGCGCCACGCCCCGCGTGGGCGGACTGGCCGTGCTGGCGGGCACGCTCATGGGCCTGTTGGTGCTCGGCCCCGACAACATGACCCTGACCTGGCTGTGGCCGGCCTTGTTCGTGTCGGCGTTGCCCGTATTCGTGGCGGGCCTGCTCGAAGACATCACCAAGGATATCGGCGCGAGCAAGCGCCTGCTGGCCGCCTTCGCGTCGGCCGCGATCGCCTGGTGGCTGCTGGGCGGCGTCAGCCGGGTCGGCATGGCGCCCGTGGACTACGTCCTGTCGTATTGGCCCGTTTCCCTGATTTTCACCATGTTCGCCGTGGGTGGCTGTACCCATGCCCTGAACATCGTCGACGGCATGAACGGCCTGGCCGGCATGATCGCCACGCTGATGGCGGTGTCCATCAGCCTGGTGGCGCTGCAAGTGGGCGATGTGCCGATCTTCATGGTCGCGGCGGCGCTGGCGTCGGCGACGCTCGGCTTCCTGGTGTGGAATTTCCCGTTCGGGCGCGTTTTCCTGGGCGACGGGGGCGCGTATTTCCTCGGTTTCATGCTGGCTGAACTGGCCGTGCTGCTGGTCGTGCGCAATCCGTCGGTGTCGCCGTTCTACGCGTTGGCGGTGTTGTTCTACCCCGTATTCGAAACCGGCTTTTCCATCTGGCGCCGCCGCTTCAAGCGCGGCGTGCCGGTGGACCAGCCGGACGCCCTGCACCTGCACCAACTGGTCTTTCGCCGCCTGGTGCGCGTCACCTTCAGCCGCGGCCGTCGCCACGCGGTGCCGGCGTTGTGCAACGCCCTGGCGTCGCCCTACATGTGGGTGCTGGCCCTGATCGGCCTGGTGCCGGCCACCATCTGGTGGGACAACGCCTGGGTGCTCAGCGCCAGCCTGGTGGTGTTCGCCAGCGTCTACATCTGGCTGTATGCGCGGCTGGTCTCCTGGCGCCGTCCGGGATGGCTGCTGCTGCCATCCGTGCTGCGGGCAGACTAA
- the coq7 gene encoding 2-polyprenyl-3-methyl-6-methoxy-1,4-benzoquinone monooxygenase: MSLTLSRSGPAAFLRRASPLDALLAEADRALRVLSGSASAGRPNPATAEEAPDTLSAQEKRHAAGLMRVNHVGEVCAQALYRGQAAVCREPGPRNLLLEAAGEEVDHLVWCNQRLTELGSRPSLLNPVWYAGSFALGLLAGYAGAPRNLGFMAETEKQVEAHLEGHLRTLPEQDARSRQIVQKMKDDEAQHRASAEAAGGVPLPGPVKAAMRAMSKVMTTTAYRI; encoded by the coding sequence ATGTCCCTCACGCTGTCTCGATCCGGTCCCGCTGCCTTCCTGCGCCGCGCCAGCCCGCTGGATGCCCTGCTGGCCGAAGCCGACCGGGCCCTGCGGGTGTTGTCCGGCAGCGCCAGCGCTGGCCGGCCCAATCCAGCCACCGCCGAGGAGGCGCCGGATACCCTGTCGGCGCAGGAAAAGCGTCACGCCGCCGGCTTGATGCGGGTGAACCACGTGGGCGAGGTCTGCGCCCAGGCCCTGTATCGCGGGCAGGCCGCCGTCTGCCGCGAGCCGGGGCCGCGCAACTTGTTGCTGGAGGCCGCCGGCGAGGAAGTCGACCACCTTGTCTGGTGCAACCAGCGCCTGACCGAACTGGGCAGCCGCCCAAGCCTGCTGAACCCGGTCTGGTACGCCGGCTCGTTCGCGCTGGGCTTGTTGGCCGGCTATGCGGGCGCGCCGCGCAACCTGGGCTTCATGGCCGAAACCGAAAAGCAGGTCGAGGCGCACCTGGAAGGGCATTTGCGGACGTTGCCGGAACAGGACGCCCGTTCCCGCCAGATCGTGCAGAAGATGAAGGACGACGAGGCCCAGCATCGCGCCAGCGCCGAGGCTGCCGGCGGCGTGCCGCTGCCCGGACCGGTCAAGGCCGCCATGCGCGCCATGTCCAAGGTCATGACCACCACCGCATACCGAATCTAG
- a CDS encoding OsmC family protein gives MECTIDWGGPNGMLFTASTGSGHVAVMDGAVDGGGHNLAPRPMEMLLAGTGGCTAYDVVLILKRGRHAVTGCSVKLQADRADVDPKVFTRIHFAFTVTGRDLPRAAVERAVQLSHEKYCSASAMLEKTAELTFSVDIVDTRDAAAA, from the coding sequence ATGGAATGCACGATCGACTGGGGCGGCCCCAACGGCATGCTCTTTACCGCCAGCACCGGCAGCGGCCACGTGGCCGTGATGGACGGCGCCGTGGACGGCGGCGGCCACAACCTGGCGCCGCGTCCGATGGAAATGCTGCTGGCCGGCACCGGCGGCTGCACCGCCTATGACGTCGTGCTGATCCTCAAGCGTGGCCGCCACGCCGTGACCGGCTGCAGCGTCAAGCTGCAGGCCGACCGCGCCGATGTCGACCCCAAGGTGTTCACGCGCATCCACTTTGCCTTCACGGTCACCGGCCGCGACCTGCCGCGCGCCGCGGTCGAGCGCGCGGTGCAGCTGTCGCACGAAAAATACTGCTCGGCATCCGCGATGCTCGAAAAAACCGCCGAATTGACGTTTTCGGTGGACATCGTCGACACCCGGGACGCCGCCGCTGCCTAG
- a CDS encoding thymidylate synthase: MKQYLDLVQSILDTGAWQENRTGIRTLSMPGASLRFDLQQGFPAVTTKKLAFKSAIGEMVGFLRGVRSAAEFRELGCKVWDQNANENAQWLANPYREGPDDLGPVYGVQWRQWPAYKLLDAGRDGQIADALGRGYTKVADLQEGGVSKVLLYKAVDQLRQCLDTIHERPGDRRILFHGWNWAQIEEMALPPCHLLYQFLPNATTREISLCLYIRSNDVGLGTPFNLTEGAALLHLVGRLTGYTPRWFTYFIGDAHIYENHLPMLREQLTRTPLEAPRLVLSDRIPDFAQTGRYEPEWLEKVEPGDFSLAGYTHHAPLTAPMAV, encoded by the coding sequence ATGAAACAATACCTGGACCTCGTTCAATCCATCCTGGACACCGGCGCGTGGCAGGAAAACCGGACGGGCATACGCACGCTGAGCATGCCGGGCGCCTCACTGCGCTTCGACCTGCAGCAGGGCTTTCCGGCCGTGACCACCAAGAAGCTGGCCTTCAAGTCCGCCATCGGCGAAATGGTTGGCTTCCTGCGTGGCGTGCGCAGCGCCGCCGAGTTCCGCGAACTGGGTTGCAAGGTCTGGGACCAGAACGCCAACGAAAATGCCCAGTGGCTGGCCAACCCCTACCGCGAAGGCCCGGACGACCTGGGCCCGGTCTATGGGGTGCAATGGCGCCAGTGGCCGGCCTACAAGCTGCTGGACGCCGGTCGCGACGGCCAGATCGCCGACGCCCTGGGCCGCGGCTACACCAAGGTCGCGGACCTGCAGGAAGGCGGCGTGTCCAAGGTGCTGCTGTACAAGGCGGTCGACCAGTTGCGCCAGTGCCTGGACACCATCCACGAACGGCCGGGCGACCGCCGCATCCTGTTCCACGGCTGGAACTGGGCGCAGATCGAGGAAATGGCGCTGCCGCCCTGCCACCTGCTCTACCAGTTCCTGCCGAACGCGACCACCCGCGAAATCTCGCTGTGCCTGTATATCCGCTCGAATGACGTCGGGCTGGGCACGCCGTTCAACCTCACCGAGGGCGCGGCCCTGTTGCACCTGGTGGGTCGACTGACCGGCTACACGCCGCGCTGGTTCACGTATTTCATCGGCGATGCCCATATCTACGAAAACCACCTGCCGATGCTGCGCGAGCAACTGACGCGCACGCCGCTGGAAGCCCCGCGCCTGGTGCTGTCCGACCGCATCCCCGATTTCGCCCAGACCGGCCGTTACGAGCCGGAATGGCTCGAGAAGGTCGAGCCCGGCGATTTTTCGCTGGCCGGATACACGCACCACGCGCCATTGACGGCGCCGATGGCCGTCTAG
- a CDS encoding putative bifunctional diguanylate cyclase/phosphodiesterase, translating to MLVGTYNPSLVLVSLGVAILASYTALGMANRVRAASGLPAARYWLGGGALAMGIGIWSMHFVGMLAFNLPIPMGYDLPLTVLSLAIAIGCSAFALWIVCKDDLPWARLLSGALLMGAGIAAMHYIGMAAMRMMPGIVYDPAWFALSIAIAVAASGAALWITYRLRHDGPRVALSRPLAAVVMGLAIVGMHYTGMEAAGFPDGSICMAADAGISAGWLAIAVTAVTLSVLAIALVVAVLDNRLEARTSALASSLAEANEELVQLALHDTLTKLPNRILLEDRLEQAIESASRRKGYFAVLFFDLDGFKAVNDAYGHHTGDALLIDLAQRIRQTLRTQDTVARLGGDEFIVLSEVVEPTDAANVADRLIEAIARPVMVYGHEVLVTSSVGIAIYPNDGEDTHALLTNADAAMYHAKRLGGTGYSFFEPSMNADAHEQIELLHDLRLAQERDQFVLHYQPKYEAPAGPIMGAEALLRWNHPTRGLVGPDQFIPTAEKTGLILSIGEWVINEACRQMREWINAGQGHWTIAVNISALQFAHASLVETVRAALARHDVPPSCLTLEVTESTAMRDAEASLTVLKRLSGLGVTISIDDFGTGYSSLLYLKRLPATELKIDRGFVNQLENDNEDAAIVSAIVALAQQLNLRIVAEGVETAAQQKFLTGLGCDSLQGFLLGKPMPADEFLEHAAG from the coding sequence ATGCTCGTTGGAACATATAACCCTTCGCTCGTCCTCGTATCCCTAGGGGTCGCCATCCTGGCGTCGTATACGGCGCTGGGCATGGCCAACCGCGTGCGGGCGGCGAGCGGGCTGCCGGCGGCGCGCTATTGGCTGGGCGGCGGCGCGCTGGCGATGGGCATCGGCATCTGGTCCATGCATTTCGTCGGCATGCTGGCGTTCAACCTGCCCATTCCCATGGGCTACGACCTGCCGCTGACCGTGCTGTCGCTGGCCATCGCCATCGGCTGCTCCGCCTTCGCGCTGTGGATCGTCTGCAAGGACGACCTGCCCTGGGCCCGCCTGCTCAGCGGCGCCCTGCTGATGGGCGCGGGGATTGCCGCCATGCACTATATCGGCATGGCGGCCATGCGCATGATGCCGGGCATCGTCTACGACCCCGCCTGGTTCGCCCTGTCCATCGCCATCGCGGTGGCGGCCTCGGGCGCGGCGCTCTGGATCACCTACCGCCTGCGCCACGACGGGCCGCGGGTGGCGCTGTCGCGGCCGCTGGCGGCCGTGGTCATGGGGCTGGCGATCGTCGGCATGCACTACACCGGCATGGAAGCCGCGGGCTTTCCGGACGGCAGCATCTGCATGGCCGCGGACGCCGGCATTTCGGCCGGCTGGCTCGCCATCGCGGTCACCGCCGTCACCCTCAGCGTGCTGGCCATCGCCCTGGTGGTGGCGGTGCTGGACAACCGCCTCGAAGCCCGCACCTCGGCGTTGGCCTCGTCGCTGGCCGAGGCCAACGAGGAACTGGTGCAGCTGGCGCTGCACGACACGCTGACCAAGCTGCCCAACCGCATCCTGCTGGAAGACCGGCTGGAACAGGCCATCGAAAGCGCCAGCCGCCGCAAGGGCTATTTCGCCGTGCTGTTCTTCGACCTGGACGGATTCAAGGCGGTCAACGACGCCTACGGCCACCATACCGGCGACGCCCTGCTGATCGACCTGGCCCAGCGCATCCGCCAGACCCTGCGCACCCAGGACACGGTGGCGCGCCTGGGCGGCGACGAATTCATCGTGCTCAGCGAAGTGGTGGAACCAACCGACGCCGCCAATGTGGCCGACCGCCTGATCGAAGCCATCGCGCGGCCGGTGATGGTGTACGGCCACGAGGTGCTGGTGACCTCCAGCGTCGGCATCGCCATCTACCCGAATGACGGCGAGGACACCCATGCGCTGCTGACCAACGCGGACGCCGCGATGTACCACGCCAAGCGCCTGGGCGGCACGGGCTACAGCTTCTTCGAGCCGTCGATGAACGCCGACGCGCATGAACAGATCGAGCTGCTGCACGACCTGCGCCTGGCGCAGGAACGCGACCAGTTCGTGCTGCACTACCAGCCCAAGTACGAGGCGCCGGCCGGCCCCATCATGGGCGCCGAGGCCTTGCTGCGCTGGAACCACCCGACGCGCGGCCTGGTGGGTCCGGACCAGTTCATCCCCACGGCGGAAAAGACCGGGCTGATCCTGTCGATCGGCGAATGGGTCATCAATGAAGCCTGCCGCCAGATGCGCGAATGGATCAACGCCGGGCAGGGCCACTGGACCATCGCGGTCAACATTTCCGCGCTGCAGTTCGCCCACGCCAGCCTGGTCGAGACCGTGCGCGCCGCGTTGGCGCGGCACGATGTGCCACCATCCTGCCTGACGCTGGAAGTGACCGAATCGACCGCCATGCGCGACGCCGAAGCCAGCCTGACAGTGCTCAAGCGCCTGTCGGGACTGGGCGTGACCATTTCGATCGACGACTTCGGCACCGGCTACTCCAGCCTGCTGTACCTCAAGCGACTTCCCGCGACCGAACTGAAAATCGACCGCGGTTTCGTCAACCAGCTGGAAAACGACAACGAGGACGCTGCCATCGTTTCGGCCATCGTGGCGCTGGCGCAGCAGTTGAATCTACGCATCGTGGCCGAGGGGGTGGAGACCGCGGCCCAGCAGAAGTTCCTGACCGGACTGGGGTGCGATTCACTGCAGGGCTTCCTGCTGGGCAAACCGATGCCGGCCGACGAATTCCTGGAACACGCCGCGGGCTGA
- a CDS encoding dihydrofolate reductase, with amino-acid sequence MPASLTLIVAYSTNRAIGRDNALPWKLPGDLAHFKRSTLGHPIIMGRKTWDSLGRPLPGRANIVVSRNPAFEAAGATVVPTLEAAIAACGDSAEAFVIGGAQIYTQALALASRVLATEVHAEVEGDAFFPLLPGFQWRETARAAQPEENGYRYDFVTYERA; translated from the coding sequence ATGCCCGCCAGCCTGACCCTGATCGTCGCCTATTCCACCAATCGCGCCATCGGCCGAGACAACGCCCTGCCCTGGAAACTGCCGGGCGACCTGGCGCACTTCAAGCGCAGCACCTTGGGCCATCCGATCATCATGGGCCGCAAGACCTGGGATTCGCTCGGCCGCCCCCTGCCCGGCCGCGCCAATATCGTCGTCAGCCGCAACCCGGCCTTCGAGGCCGCCGGCGCCACCGTGGTGCCGACACTGGAGGCCGCCATCGCCGCCTGCGGCGACAGCGCCGAGGCCTTCGTCATCGGCGGCGCGCAGATCTACACGCAGGCCCTGGCGCTGGCCAGCCGCGTCCTTGCCACCGAGGTCCATGCCGAGGTCGAGGGCGACGCCTTCTTCCCCCTGCTGCCCGGCTTCCAGTGGCGCGAAACCGCGCGCGCGGCGCAGCCCGAGGAAAACGGCTACCGCTACGATTTCGTGACGTACGAACGCGCCTGA
- a CDS encoding PLP-dependent aminotransferase family protein, with protein MIDFQPVRARGQAPTLVDQVVAAVLRAIEAQSLRPGMSLPSVRDFARQYQVSTFTVASAYSRLVSLGWLAARPGAGYRVAAPDAPPRRGAPQSWEPPRLNAAWLLSDIFADHSIPIKSGCGWLPGEWLNEEGLHMALRHMGRVPAMRIANYGHPYGYAPLRETIAATLSAQGMEVEVSQVLLTQGVTHGLDMVIRTLLRPGDTVLVEQPAYANLLQMLRLAGLRVVPVARTLDGLDCEALEQAASQHRPRALFVNTALQNPSGASISMANAFRILQLAERHGLWVVEDDISRELAPGVTPMLAALDGGRRVVYLGGYSKVISPSVRVGYVVAHRDLARDIARTKMAVGLTSPEIMERIVHQVIREGRYRAHIERTRERLAQAHATVAELMAQHGFEIYAQPRAGLFLWAKVAGQWRERGANGLAGLALKDGIWLAPGSYFEADEADTPWVRFNVAYSEAPALWRFMRNEGAA; from the coding sequence GTGATCGATTTCCAGCCCGTGCGGGCCCGTGGCCAGGCGCCGACCCTGGTGGACCAGGTGGTGGCGGCCGTGTTGCGCGCCATCGAAGCCCAGTCGCTGCGTCCGGGTATGTCCCTACCTTCGGTGCGCGACTTCGCGCGCCAGTACCAGGTCAGCACCTTCACCGTGGCCAGCGCCTACAGCCGCCTGGTGTCGCTGGGCTGGCTGGCGGCGCGCCCGGGCGCCGGCTATCGGGTGGCCGCGCCCGACGCGCCGCCGCGCCGGGGCGCGCCGCAATCCTGGGAGCCGCCGCGGCTGAACGCGGCCTGGCTGCTGTCGGATATCTTCGCGGACCATTCCATCCCCATCAAGTCGGGCTGCGGCTGGCTGCCGGGCGAGTGGCTCAACGAGGAAGGGTTGCACATGGCGCTGCGCCACATGGGCCGGGTGCCGGCCATGCGCATCGCCAACTACGGCCATCCCTATGGCTATGCGCCGCTGCGCGAGACCATCGCCGCCACGCTCAGCGCCCAGGGCATGGAAGTCGAAGTGTCGCAGGTGTTGCTGACCCAGGGCGTGACGCACGGCCTGGACATGGTGATCCGCACGCTGCTGCGGCCCGGCGACACCGTGCTGGTCGAGCAACCCGCCTACGCCAATCTGCTGCAGATGCTGCGCCTGGCCGGACTGCGCGTGGTGCCCGTGGCGCGCACGCTGGACGGCCTGGACTGCGAGGCGCTGGAGCAGGCCGCGTCGCAGCACCGGCCGCGCGCGCTGTTCGTCAACACCGCCTTGCAGAATCCATCTGGCGCGAGCATCAGCATGGCCAACGCCTTCCGCATCCTGCAACTGGCCGAGCGCCACGGGCTGTGGGTGGTGGAGGACGACATTTCGCGTGAGCTGGCGCCGGGCGTCACGCCCATGCTGGCGGCGCTCGATGGCGGCCGGCGGGTGGTCTACCTGGGCGGGTATTCCAAGGTCATCAGCCCGTCGGTGCGGGTCGGCTACGTGGTCGCGCACCGCGACCTGGCGCGCGATATCGCCCGCACCAAGATGGCGGTGGGCCTGACCTCGCCGGAAATCATGGAGCGTATCGTCCACCAGGTCATCCGCGAAGGACGCTACCGGGCGCACATCGAGCGCACCCGCGAGCGGCTGGCGCAGGCGCACGCCACGGTGGCCGAATTGATGGCGCAACACGGTTTCGAGATCTACGCGCAGCCCCGGGCCGGGCTGTTCCTATGGGCCAAGGTGGCAGGGCAGTGGCGCGAGCGGGGCGCCAACGGCCTGGCCGGCCTGGCATTGAAGGACGGCATCTGGCTGGCGCCGGGGTCGTACTTTGAAGCGGACGAGGCCGATACGCCCTGGGTGCGCTTCAACGTGGCGTACTCGGAAGCGCCGGCGCTGTGGCGCTTCATGCGCAACGAGGGCGCGGCCTAG
- a CDS encoding aspartate aminotransferase family protein has product MNAPAELPDLSHLWMPFTANKQFKAHPRMLASAKGMYYTSVDGRQVLDGTAGLWCVNAGHGRQEIVEAISRQAGTMDYAPGFQLGHPLAFEAATAVAGFMPQGLDRVFFTNSGSESVDTALKIALAYHRARGEGQRTRLIGRERGYHGVGFGGISVGGISTNRKTFSGALLPAVDHLPHTHNLEQNAYSKGQPAWGAQLADELERIIALHDASTIAAVIVEPMAGSTGVLIPPKGYLEKLREITSKHGILLIFDEVITAYGRLGAATASEFFGVTPDLIAMAKGVSNAAVPAGAVAVRREVHDAIVNGPAGGIEFFHGYTYSAHPLAAAAILATLDIYRREDLFGRARKLSGAFEQAAHSLKGAPHVIDVRNLGLVAGVELAPRAGAPGARAAEVFQKCFDSGLMVRYTGDIIAVSPPLIIDEAQIGQIFEQIGKVLKEVA; this is encoded by the coding sequence ATGAACGCCCCCGCCGAGTTGCCCGACCTGTCCCATCTCTGGATGCCTTTCACCGCCAACAAGCAGTTCAAGGCGCATCCCCGCATGCTGGCGTCGGCCAAGGGCATGTACTACACCTCGGTCGACGGCCGCCAGGTGCTGGACGGCACCGCCGGCCTGTGGTGCGTCAACGCCGGCCACGGCCGCCAGGAGATCGTCGAGGCGATCTCGCGCCAGGCCGGCACCATGGATTACGCCCCCGGCTTCCAGCTGGGCCACCCCCTGGCCTTCGAAGCGGCCACGGCGGTCGCCGGCTTCATGCCGCAGGGCCTGGACCGCGTGTTCTTCACCAACTCGGGTTCCGAGTCGGTCGACACCGCGCTGAAGATCGCCCTGGCCTATCACCGCGCCCGCGGCGAAGGCCAGCGCACCCGCCTGATCGGCCGCGAGCGCGGCTACCACGGCGTGGGCTTCGGCGGCATCTCGGTCGGCGGCATCTCGACCAACCGCAAGACCTTCTCCGGCGCGCTGCTGCCCGCCGTGGACCACCTGCCCCACACCCACAACCTGGAGCAGAACGCCTATTCCAAGGGCCAGCCGGCCTGGGGCGCGCAGTTGGCCGACGAACTCGAACGCATCATCGCGCTGCACGATGCCTCGACCATCGCCGCCGTCATCGTCGAACCGATGGCCGGTTCCACCGGAGTGCTGATCCCGCCCAAGGGCTACCTGGAAAAGCTGCGCGAGATCACGTCCAAGCACGGCATCCTGCTGATCTTCGACGAAGTCATCACCGCCTACGGCCGCCTCGGCGCGGCCACCGCGTCGGAATTCTTCGGCGTGACGCCGGACCTGATCGCCATGGCCAAGGGCGTCAGCAACGCCGCCGTGCCCGCGGGCGCGGTCGCGGTGCGCCGCGAGGTGCATGACGCCATCGTCAACGGCCCGGCCGGCGGCATCGAGTTCTTCCACGGCTACACCTATTCGGCCCACCCGCTGGCGGCCGCCGCCATCCTGGCGACGCTGGACATCTACCGCCGCGAAGACCTGTTCGGCCGCGCCCGCAAGCTGTCCGGCGCCTTCGAGCAGGCCGCCCACAGCCTGAAGGGCGCGCCGCACGTGATCGACGTGCGCAACCTGGGCCTGGTAGCCGGCGTCGAGCTGGCGCCGCGCGCCGGCGCGCCGGGCGCGCGCGCCGCCGAAGTGTTCCAGAAGTGCTTCGACAGCGGCCTGATGGTGCGCTACACCGGCGACATCATCGCCGTCTCGCCGCCGCTGATCATCGACGAGGCCCAGATCGGCCAGATCTTCGAGCAGATCGGCAAGGTGCTCAAGGAAGTCGCGTAA